The DNA window TTGTTGTCCATGTACGGTGATGCATTTATTGGTACTAGCGGTGTACAAAGTTCCGACGGGACTATGCCGGAATAtatggaggaagaagaagcaGGAGAGGcttttgaggaagaagaagaaagaggaggatTCATGGAAATCGATgaagaataataaaaatgtttACCTTGGTGCCTATGATGAAGACGACGGCGATCGGGAGAAATTTGACGGTGAAGACGACGACGGAGTACGAGAAGCCGCCGATTTTGAAACGGAGATGTGGGACCGGTTCTATGGAGCTGGGTTTTGGAGGACCCTATCTCAGAGAGAGGAGGACTTAACATGGCATAATCAAAATAAGTAAGGACTTAAAAtgcaattataattataattaagaagaaaaaaaaggtgaaaGACACAGAAATTGAAGATTAACGGATTTGTATATTGTGTATTTTGCCCAAAAAAAAGTTGGGTACAGTAAAAATTCATCGAACACGATTATTACGTGGACACGCCGTTGATTTTTTCTCtcttattataaaataaaaaaatctctcTTTTAAGAGAAGTTATGAGACTTGGTCCATGTGACCTTCACAATGCtacatttgtatatattttatttctttatttgctTATTGCTGCAAGTAAGATGAATGTGACCGTTTCAAACCGAGAATCTATcaaaaatactccctccgtcccaatttatgtgactaactttcttttttagtccgttccaaaaagaatgacatatttctatattaaataataatttaattataaaatatctattttactcttaatgaaatgatttacaagcacataaatttctatcattcattttggatcacaagttttaaaagtcttcaaactttttttaaattttgtatcaagTTAAgttacctcacataaaatgggatagagggagtactatttttaAAGATGAGATCTACCTACACTAGATGATTATTATTTGTGAAATTACACGGATTATATTGATCCTCCTAACTCCTACTCTGTGAGATTTAGCAGGTGAATTTCCTTGTCATTCTTATCACCACAttgagtagttttttttttttttgacctTACATGAGCTGCTTTATATCAAGATTCGATCATATGCTTATTTCAACATGTAAATTGTCGGTTATATACTCTTTAACACTCGAACAAAGACAAATAGAATGGCCCTATTAATGCAGTTGCCATTATTAGTTCACTACATTTACAAATGTCCATATTCTATATTTGTTTAAGTTACTAAAAATGCTGGGAACATTTCACCAGACAGGACAAATAAAAATCACAGACAAAAAAAGGAACTACTAATTTTTTGTAATATGAATTATACCTCAGTcagtaagttcatgatttctgaATTTGTAAAGGGTAAAGTCTTGCCAAAACTTCATCTAGAAATGGTGGGTTCTACCGCGAAACAACGAACTAAATAATTTGTCAAGTTGCAGATACATCTACAAAcacccaaataaaaaaaagaaaaaaaacgtAATATAACGAAAGTAACTGGTGTCATCTTCAACCAACGGTTTACCCACTGATATCCCTATTTCAAGTGCATTACAACAAGGATTCCAAACTCTACTCAACTCTTTATGCTAATATTTTTGCTAGCATGTCAAGTCTAGCTCCCGATGAAGCCCAGCTTGTGAAGGATGACTGCTAAAAGTAGCACAAGTATAGCCAAGATCATGCCAGGTTTTCCTAAGAGCcaattttttgtcttcttcGCACCTTCAACTCCTCTTTGAATTCTATCAGCCCACTTCATCTGCAATATTCGGAAAAAATATAGATTTACCTTGTGTAACAGTGAAGTGTATAATACACAAGACAAAGGTTAGAAAAGATGGTTAAAATATGAGGTTTATCACAAACCTAAAACAAAGAGATGATTCGAACTACCTGGaaactaaataattacaaaacCCAGAAATAATTAGGTGATAGAAATTTCTCAAGAGCTCAAGTCCTACTGCTCAAGTGGTTCTCGTGGTTACATATTCTATTTATATTGTAACAAGACGCTAGAAGACGTGTTAGAATTAAACATCACCATGGCAATAGCAAATGTTTGAAACTTAGCTATAACAGCCAATGTTTATTTCATTAAAGAATCCAATTTGCAAATGCCAAATTACAACAAAACCTCATAATCCAAAGCATGATGCTCGACACATTCCCATCTAGAGAGGATAAAAATGTACACCCACTATAAAGTTGAAAAGATAAAGCGCCACTTCACTCATATGTGCTCCCCTTTAAAGTGATAAGATCTTGATCTTTCTCCTATGACTTCTCAAGGCTCAATGACCATTTAGTTTTTTTGGACCAGACACGAGAGATTACGGGTTTTTCATTAATTGGGAAAATAAGTATCGGTTCTAAGTGAAGGCGCATTACAAATGCCAATCACGTGAATCACAATGATACAAAACAACTTAATGAGGAAAGTACACATCTTCTTTAAAGAGAAACAGAGAAAAGGGGGATAGGACATTTTGATTAATTACCATCTTTTCCAAGTCATCTGGTGACAAAGATGACATTGCCTGTTGAGCTTTCTCTGCATCTGCCTGACTGAGCTTCACCCCAAATTGTTCACTCATGTTAGACATCATCTCTGGactcatatttttaatcattgaaGAGAACATCTGTCAATTTGATGAAACCACGTGTCAAGGAGTAAATCAATGAGAACCCAGATACATCAGCATAAAGCAGGTATAGGCACGTATAACACAGTAGTAATTGAAGGCAGAGCCTCTGTAAAAGCTTGTAAGCGAATAAATACAAAGGACAGAGAAGTTTAACCCCCCATATTGGTAATTATTAGAAAAGTAGACAGTTTTATTGGGAAGTTCACAACACGAGGCAATTGTTCTAGAAAAAGAGCATACAAGAAATAAAACAAGAGAGGATTGCTGACTGAATAGGATCCAAAACAGGGTAATTAGCTAATATGCTTACAGCACATATCGTGAAGATCTTTCATCACTTGACTCATGGTGTCATCAATGTATGTgcttttttacatatttttttactcATCCATCTCTCTTTCCTCTATGAGGGAACACTACTCAATGAGACAATGTAGTGAGCTCGCCCCAAACAAAAAGGAATAAGTTTCTAATTTCCAAAATTGTCTTTAGCTAAACCTATAGAATTCcacttattatttttattttcctcaCAATTTATAATGCATTTAGGGGACAAAGAACAGAAACTCTTCGCTGAATGTGGCTCACAACCGGTACTGGCGCAGTGAGGTATTCCAGTTGAGATTCCCTAACTTTGATGATCTAAGTTGCTCAGACTCGGGTGTGGGTGTCCAATATGGGTGCGGATCTAGAGGTTGGATCATTCAtgacttaatttttaagattccGGGATATGGATCCATATATGAAAATGGGTGCGGGGATtcgcctaaaaataattaaaatatctaaaaatagagttataaatACATTATGAGATATTATTTTTCGAAACTAATacattatgagatattatgtggAGAACTTGAGGAGAATCCTTGAAGGAGATTAAAGGAAAAGGAGtgacatagaaatttctatacAAAAGGTACgtcattttcttcatttcaccttagcttttgtattgattaCATAAATCATTCAAACTGTCCAAACTTCCCCATCGATgttggtcaaagtacccaaaatcgGTGACCAAATCAGACATGGATCTCACACCCACACCCATGTCGTgtcgacacgggtgcggcaccaaaagtgaagagtccgagcaacttagttGATGATCATCTCATCGTATATCTAAACAAGTAAGACATCAAAGTCCAATGTATGCATTTATTTCTACCCGGAAAGAGAGGAAAATAGAAAGATATGGACGTTCAATCAAGATTTCTATGTGGCAATTCAATCATATACGACCCGACAAGGTTGcttgtatttattatttgagGACGGGCATCTATGGCTATGGCGCTTGCTTCCGGTTCAAATTTCAATCATCCTTGCAAGCGTACTTACATTATTGGAGCAACAAGAGCTAATGGAGGAGAACACCCTGAAAGAGTCAGTCAATCTGTTTGCCAGGTAGTTCCATTAAATGTGATGATAGCATTCAATTTGGGATTTGGTGTTCATCTAAAGTAAACAAATATATTGTAGGGAAGCAATGTTGAGATGGTTCAGGCATGTGAAGAGAAGATGCATAGACACCCTAGTGTTGAGGCGTGAGAAGATAGCTTTGGTGGGTTTTAGGAGGGGTAAAGGTAGGCCGAAGAAGTATTgaggagaggtgattagacaggacatgATGAAATGTCAATTGGCCGAGGACATGACCTTAAATAGAAGGTTATGGAGGACAAAAATTAGGTTAGAAGGTAAATAGGTAGTTGTGCATTGTCTAGCTTCTCATCTAACACCCGTATTAGTAGTACTACTCCTGTAGATTATTGTTCTTCGATTTTTGTTACTATCTGTTGTTTTTTGTGCTTCAATTATCTTAGTATTCAGTTGTAGttactattcatttttcatgCTTCCTTTATTATTTGTCATGGACGATTCaattccatatttctttttCGATCTACTTTGATATGTTGttggtctatcagaaacaacctctttacCTCCCAAGGTAGGGGTTCTGCGCACATTCTACCTTCCCAGATCCCACTTGTGAAATTACACTGGTATGTTGTTGGTTCTCTTTCAGATATGGACAATTCAAAGTGGAATGGTATCTTAAAACAGAGAAAGtaagaaataatgatttggtTAGTGGAGGAACTAGGGTATTTTACAAATTTAACTCAGAGGATTTTTTGAGTTAGCAGTGTGAACACTAGGGAAATATAATTGGATCTTTATTAGTGGTATAGGCAATACTAAAATACATACCATtaccaagaaaataataaagCCCCTAATATGCATCAAATATCAAAATACAGAACAGAGGACAAATACTATTTCCACAATAAAGGACTGAAGTAAAACCTGTCTCATGGCTGGATCTTTCATTCGGTTTCTCATTTCTTCTTGCAGATCAACATTTGAACTTGATAAGCTTGAGTAGGAACCATTATTTAAATTAGAAAACCCTTGTGATGAAGTGCTTGCACTAGTACTGTCATCCACTTTAAAATTTTCCCTAGTGTCACGAGGTTTTGACTGCTGACCTGACCCATTAGAATCAATAGTTGTTGCAGCTGATACTGGACTTTTCTCTTTTAATGAAGATGCCATTGTAAACATCTTTTGCATTTCTTCTGGAGACATCTTGCCCATCATATCAGTTGCCATTTTCAGCATGTCGGGTGTCACATTTGGAGGAACTGAGCCAGGGCCAAAGTTATCTGAGGAACCTTTTTTAAGAAAGGGATTTTCTCCTTGAAAGGAGGAAGCCAACCGGACCATTCTTTGTAGTTCTTCCGGTGACATCTTGCCAATAACATTGGAGGCTGTCTTTACCATTTCAGGAGGTATGCCTTCGGCATTTCCACCACTTAAGGCAGATAGAGTGTCTGGATCAGCGCGAGAAATAAAATTCTGGAAGGATCTACAACCATACAACAGAAATAAAAGTTGCATCATTATTGACTGAGTTCTGTTTAAACATCGAAAGACTGCAACATCGGTGAATACAATCTTAtacaaggaaaagaagaaaaagaaaatgattgcTAATAAAGAAGAAAGGACAACATGTAGAGAATAGGATTTCTCATGGGAAAGTGGATTCGATTAGAAGTAATTATTTCAGCAGCACCGAGCAAAGGGAAGGTAGGACAATGGCAATATTAACACTGCACCTAGACGAGATTTAGAATATCTTACCACAGACCAATACCCTAGATGCCAGATTATGTTTATGCCGTACAACAACATATACAGTAAAATCCCACAAGTGGTTCTGAGGGTAGGATGTACGCAtacttacccctacctttgtggggtagagaggttgtttttgaAGAGCCTCGGCTCAAAAGAAATGTCTTCAAAGCAGGAGCGCAAGAAAAATATGACCACAAAATAACAAGATACAAAACAAATGAGGCAACAAACATTGAAGAATAAGAGACTACACAACAGTAAATGTTTATgcaatatgaaaattaaataaaccaGCGCATCTGATCACAGACAGTTATAGTAACCCTGTCTACAGTATAACGTTGCCATATATGCAATAACACTCATGCTAGATAAATAGAACATCCAAAAGATAAAGGACTATCTGTGCATGAAAAAGTTAGAGAAAGAAGACATGCAATTTAAAGAAGTATATACTACATAATCAAtcggcataatacataaatatgccctttaacttggcttaAACTTAAcatttatgccctccaactttgggtgtgcacaagtaggcacttaaacttgaacaaagttgaata is part of the Solanum stenotomum isolate F172 chromosome 8, ASM1918654v1, whole genome shotgun sequence genome and encodes:
- the LOC125872960 gene encoding uncharacterized protein LOC125872960 — encoded protein: MKEEEKEKRSCSTHKRIGEVAGGTAAECAMVCCCCPCTVMHLLVLAVYKVPTGLCRNIWRKKKQERLLRKKKKEEDSWKSMKNNKNVYLGAYDEDDGDREKFDGEDDDGVREAADFETEMWDRFYGAGFWRTLSQREEDLTWHNQNK